In the genome of Calliopsis andreniformis isolate RMS-2024a chromosome 10, iyCalAndr_principal, whole genome shotgun sequence, one region contains:
- the Sara gene encoding smad anchor for receptor activation isoform X3, whose product MEKFAVDLDKVLDDFEFNEDCAEQIASVNPPTNNASSSTIKCNLEPSALKNYNYLLIDPRKANKEFDIISPLERHKDSQQTISKSKCVGEKNISDSVNYSKDETIDNTDSVNHFYTQESACDDKLTQKQPVPSYDTEQVPLTVYNDISQKLMQKQQNGSSSPKIDNRYDKKLNQFNLKPSVSNVFSSLNEYINAPPGSSDCIHSVLDEEDVQSSTEHKTILHESEASQLTQSSVKDTDKSIAFQQTDVINGRKEAFNPGHQEIPVPVSLELPVACKISIEEDTTKNILATSSKETENETELSKNVSIIQADSELNTDVEIVSENPHEYSLDHVHESSKVTDQRSDSKDECVCTQNYCGDESLTQLEESNKQLDTKNTGFTDEYENNVTPKFKPLGFSNINDLSEDELTKYLTELEAEEKLNEESKKYENVSMYKSDETISGNVVQSTSQDQKDQYTVIELPKPTQKELDDNVVNASLIDHKSETVDKEISKESLEKQSHQHNDDQRKENKYSDILDDTNSKEFKLLHTNEDDTVKHEDMKIHLSSESECMSNTKSINDTQEHCTYHSNIVQGSLSSNKTTETQFEEQKENSVQNNQVYELNMQSSADNSTEDKNSMTPEVKIVNDKGKHCDDTMPKSMDISTRSSISDTSDESEKPIRPQTLDIVLPNNTNEQTLGSISDTSVGQPQLDADSMKEDQGSSPDVLDNSLPESNSVLGKQPPFWVPDSYAQSCMLCDVKFTVLKRRHHCRACGKVLCNKCCSMKYKLEYQGNIDSRVCVSCYQLLTKVETEQAMGQWSSNYSTCMSNNDINSPQLAGGLPPPPTVMVPVGVLKREGGTKNRPEVSKSVMFSDGIRPGCDLTELDMSWDLKPSYRKSGNKRIPTPGSSVPSTSVKRQNLPRLDPNTECYVPQDANALPPTVTIEYGEVTYHTVMYESFLYKTLKSECRSPVMFAINRNLYAYVKILNLNCCINKTCWNITSKGLACVGQDEVVLLVETLPDETQIPKDLLIFINQLYLEAIKGNTISELGFSLYQGGNLLGSREHAGFLFIRQTLQCLQKIILPPAPYLFGLLIHRWETPWAKVFPLRLVLRLGAEYRYYPCPLFSVRFRDALYFEIGHTVMKVLADFRNFGYTLPGVRGLTIHLRNRMTDVMFPKNRYDQVIKGLNNSNDHVLAYASNFSILADSHLVCIQTNTGDESSYQTQAISINNKPRTVTGTSFIVINGALKSSMGLSAKSSIVEDGLMVEIMPEKMEALKAALKNMQDFSIGCGRQGAPEPDETVNIKWVDNDVQFNLGVKSPIDGQQMDGVPSIRVHNGTDYKGTRRFIRWTEVFIIKSDDHPNGVHDPVDINKLSGNIAKATCTALVKLLDLLATAGLTKLAVRTTIHPDNVGYEAGSEGMKLAPIYMNSLDNELIQVLHKAAQSSQDTHTVLELIFYILDN is encoded by the exons ATGGAAAAGTTTGCCGTGGATTTGGACAAGGTTCTCGACGATTTCGAATTTAACGAAG ATTGTGCAGAGCAAATAGCATCTGTAAATCCTCCTACAAACAATGCATCATCGTCTACTATCAAGTGTAACTTGGAACCATcagctttaaaaaattataattaccTTTTGATAGACCCTAGGAAAGCCAACAAAGAGTTTGATATTATATCTCCTTTGGAAAGGCATAAAGATTCACAGCAAACCATTTCAAAGAGCAAATGTGTTGGGGAAAAGAATATAAGTGACAGTGTTAACTATAGTAAAGATGAAACAATAGATAATACGGATAGTGTGAATCATTTTTATACACAAGAAAGTGCATGTGATGATAAATTGACACAAAAACAGCCTGTTCCATCTTATGATACAGAACAGGTACCTCTAACAGTATACAATGATATATCACAGAAATTAATGCAGAAACAACAGAATGGTAGTAGCAGTCCAAAAATTGACAACAGATATGACAAGAAATTGAATCAGTTTAATCTGAAACCTAGTGTCAGCAATGTTTTCAGTAGTTTAAATGAATACATAAATGCTCCACCTGGAAGTTCAGATTGTATTCATTCAGTATTAGATGAGGAAGACGTACAGTCTAGCACAGAGCACAAAACCATTCTTCATGAGAGTGAAGCATCTCAGTTAACTCAAAGTTCTGTTAAAGATACTGATAAAAGCATAGCATTTCAGCAAACTGATGTGATTAATGGACGTAAAGAAGCTTTCAATCCTGGTCATCAAGAAATTCCAGTACCTGTGTCACTAGAATTGCCTGTTGCATGTAAAATTAGTATAGAAGAGGATACTACAAAGAATATTCTTGCAACAAGTTCTAAAGAAACAGAAAATGAAACTGAGCTTTCTAAAAATGTGAGTATAATTCAAGCAGATAGTGAATTAAATACTGATGTTGAAATTGTAAGTGAGAATCCACATGAATACAGTTTGGATCATGTACATGAAAGTAGTAAAGTCACAGACCAGAGAAGTGATTCAAAAGATGAGTGTGTTTGCACACAGAATTATTGTGGAGATGAATCTCTAACACAGTTAGAAGAAAGTAACAAGCAATTAGATACCAAAAACACTGGCTTCACTGATGAATATGAGAACAATGTAACTCCAAAGTTCAAACCTCTTGGATTTAGTAATATTAATGATTTATCTGAAGATGAGTTGACTAAATATTTGACTGAATTAGAGGCAGAAGAGAAATTAAACGAGGAGAGTAAGAAGTACGAAAATGTTTCAATGTATAAGTCAGATGAAACTATATCAGGAAATGTAGTCCAAAGTACATCACAAGATCAGAAAGATCAATATACAGTTATAGAGTTGCCTAAACCAACACAAAAGGAACTAGATGATAACGTGGTGAATGCTTCTCTGATTGATCACAAAAGTGAAACTGTAGATAAAGAAATATCAAAAGAATCATTAGAGAAACAAAGCCACCAACATAATGATGATCAGAGGAAAGAAAACAAATATAGTGATATTTTAGATGACACAAATAGTAAAGAATTTAAGCTACTGCATACAAATGAAGATGATACAGTAAAGCATGAAGATATGAAGATTCATTTGTCTTCAGAGAGTGAATGTATGTCTAACACAAAAAGCATTAATGATACTCAAGAACATTGTACGTATCATTCAAATATTGTTCAGGGATCATTAAGTAGCAATAAAACTACTGAAACACAGTTCGAAGAACAGAAGGAAAATTCTGTACAAAACAATCAAGTCTATGAATTAAATATGCAAAGTAGTGCAGATAATTCTACTGAAGACAAAAACTCAATGACACCTGAAGTAAAAATAGTAAATGATAAAGGAAAACATTGTGATGACACAATGCCTAAATCTATGGATATTTCCACAAGGTCAAGTATAAGTGACACTAGTGATGAATCTGAAAAACCAATACGTCCTCAGACTTTGGATATTGTTTTGCCAAATAATACTAATGAACAGACACTTGGTTCTATAAGTGATACATCAGTGGGTCAACCACAATTGGATGCTGATAGTATGAAGGAAGATCAAGGATCTTCTCCAGATGTGTTAGATAATTCCTTGCCAGAATCAAATTCCGTTCTGGGAAAACAGCCGCCATTCTGGGTCCCTGATAGTTATGCACAGAGTTGTATGCTGTGTGATGTAAAATTTACAGTGCTCAAACGACGACATCATTGTCGAGCATGTGGAAAAGTGTTATGTAATAAATGTTGTAGTATGAAATATAAATTAGAGTATCAGGGGAATATTGATTCCCGTGTTTGTGTTTCTTGTTATCAGCTATTAACAAAAG TTGAAACAGAACAAGCTATGGGACAGTGGTCTTCTAATTACTCAACATGTATGAGTAATAATGATATTAATTCGCCTCAG TTAGCTGGTGGATTGCCGCCACCACCTACAGTCATGGTACCTGTCGGAGTTCTTAAAAGGGAAGGCGGTACAAAGAATCGACCCGAAGTTTCGAAATCTGTTATGTTCAGTGATG GAATAAGGCCTGGCTGTGACCTGACAGAGCTAGACATGTCGTGGGACTTGAAACCATCTTACCGGAAGTCGGGAAACAAGCGGATACCGACGCCTGGGTCATCTGTGCCGAGTACATCCGTGAAACGACAGAACTTACCACGTCTGGATCCAAATACCGAGTGTTACGTGCCGCAGGATGCTAACGCCCTTCCACCAACTGTAACGATAGAATACGGAG AAGTAACTTACCACACTGTGATGTACGAGAGTTTCCTGTACAAAACACTCAAAAGTGAATGCAGATCACCTGTTATGTTCGCGATTAACCGGAATCTTTACGCCTATGTGAAAATATTGAATC TAAATTGTTGCATAAATAAGACGTGTTGGAACATTACATCAAAAGGACTAGCCTGTGTTGGACAAGATGAAGTTGTATTATTAGTTGAAACCTTACCCGATGAAACCCAAATACCAAAGGATCTTCTCATCTTTATTAATCAATTATATTTGGAAGCCATTAAAG GGAACACTATATCTGAGTTGGGATTTTCACTATATCAAGGAGGAAATCTCTTGGGTTCTCGAGAGCATGCAGGATTCCTTTTCATACGACAAACATTGCAGTGTTTACAGAAAATTATTTTACCTCCagctccctacctattcggtcttctAATACACAG GTGGGAAACACCGTGGGCTAAAGTGTTTCCATTACGTCTTGTGTTACGACTCGGCGCAGAATATCGTTACTATCCTTGCCCCCTGTTTTCTGTTCGATTTCGGGATGCATTATACTTCGAGATAGGGCACACGGTCATGAAGGTTTTGGCAGATTTCAGAAACTTTGGGTACACATTGCCAGGTGTAAGAGGATTAACCATTCACCTAAGGAATAGAATGACAGATGTAATGTTCCCGAAAAATCGATACGATCAAGTGATAAAAGGTTTAAACAATTCGAACGATCACGTATTAGCGTATGCTTCAAATTTCAGCATATTAGCTGATTCGCATTTAGTCTGTATACAAACGAACACCGGTGATGAAAGTAGTTATCAAACGCAGGCGATTAGTATCAACAATAAACCTAGAACAG TTACAGGAACGAGTTTTATTGTGATTAATGGTGCATTGAAGTCATCAATGGGTCTCTCAGCCAAGTCCAGTATTGTTGAagatggattgatggttgaaataATGCCAGAAAAAATGGAAGCCTTAAAAGCAGCCCTGAAAAATATGCAAGACTTTTCAATCGGGTGTGGACGACAAGGAGCACCTGAGCCAGATGAAACAGTAAATATAAAATGGGTGGATAATGATGTGCAGTTCAATCTAGG TGTTAAAAGTCCTATTGATGGGCAACAAATGGATGGTGTTCCATCAATTCGAGTGCATAATGGTACTGACTATAAGGGAACAAGAAGATTCATTCGCTGGACCGAAGTATTTATTATTAAG TCTGATGATCATCCAAATGGTGTCCACGATCCTGTGGACATAAACAAATTATCTGGAAACATAGCAAAAGCAACTTGTACAGCTTTAGTGAAGTTATTGGATCTTTTAGCTACTGCTGGCTTAACAAAACTTGCTGTGAGGACAACCATTCATCCTGATAAT GTGGGTTACGAAGCGGGTAGCGAAGGCATGAAATTAGCACCGATCTATATGAACAGTTTGGACAACGAATTGATTC
- the Sara gene encoding smad anchor for receptor activation isoform X1 codes for MEKFAVDLDKVLDDFEFNEDCAEQIASVNPPTNNASSSTIKCNLEPSALKNYNYLLIDPRKANKEFDIISPLERHKDSQQTISKSKCVGEKNISDSVNYSKDETIDNTDSVNHFYTQESACDDKLTQKQPVPSYDTEQVPLTVYNDISQKLMQKQQNGSSSPKIDNRYDKKLNQFNLKPSVSNVFSSLNEYINAPPGSSDCIHSVLDEEDVQSSTEHKTILHESEASQLTQSSVKDTDKSIAFQQTDVINGRKEAFNPGHQEIPVPVSLELPVACKISIEEDTTKNILATSSKETENETELSKNVSIIQADSELNTDVEIVSENPHEYSLDHVHESSKVTDQRSDSKDECVCTQNYCGDESLTQLEESNKQLDTKNTGFTDEYENNVTPKFKPLGFSNINDLSEDELTKYLTELEAEEKLNEESKKYENVSMYKSDETISGNVVQSTSQDQKDQYTVIELPKPTQKELDDNVVNASLIDHKSETVDKEISKESLEKQSHQHNDDQRKENKYSDILDDTNSKEFKLLHTNEDDTVKHEDMKIHLSSESECMSNTKSINDTQEHCTYHSNIVQGSLSSNKTTETQFEEQKENSVQNNQVYELNMQSSADNSTEDKNSMTPEVKIVNDKGKHCDDTMPKSMDISTRSSISDTSDESEKPIRPQTLDIVLPNNTNEQTLGSISDTSVGQPQLDADSMKEDQGSSPDVLDNSLPESNSVLGKQPPFWVPDSYAQSCMLCDVKFTVLKRRHHCRACGKVLCNKCCSMKYKLEYQGNIDSRVCVSCYQLLTKVETEQAMGQWSSNYSTCMSNNDINSPQGRQPNPNNPMEYCSTIPPLQQLAGGLPPPPTVMVPVGVLKREGGTKNRPEVSKSVMFSDGIRPGCDLTELDMSWDLKPSYRKSGNKRIPTPGSSVPSTSVKRQNLPRLDPNTECYVPQDANALPPTVTIEYGEVTYHTVMYESFLYKTLKSECRSPVMFAINRNLYAYVKILNLNCCINKTCWNITSKGLACVGQDEVVLLVETLPDETQIPKDLLIFINQLYLEAIKGNTISELGFSLYQGGNLLGSREHAGFLFIRQTLQCLQKIILPPAPYLFGLLIHRWETPWAKVFPLRLVLRLGAEYRYYPCPLFSVRFRDALYFEIGHTVMKVLADFRNFGYTLPGVRGLTIHLRNRMTDVMFPKNRYDQVIKGLNNSNDHVLAYASNFSILADSHLVCIQTNTGDESSYQTQAISINNKPRTVTGTSFIVINGALKSSMGLSAKSSIVEDGLMVEIMPEKMEALKAALKNMQDFSIGCGRQGAPEPDETVNIKWVDNDVQFNLGVKSPIDGQQMDGVPSIRVHNGTDYKGTRRFIRWTEVFIIKSDDHPNGVHDPVDINKLSGNIAKATCTALVKLLDLLATAGLTKLAVRTTIHPDNVGYEAGSEGMKLAPIYMNSLDNELIQVLHKAAQSSQDTHTVLELIFYILDN; via the exons ATGGAAAAGTTTGCCGTGGATTTGGACAAGGTTCTCGACGATTTCGAATTTAACGAAG ATTGTGCAGAGCAAATAGCATCTGTAAATCCTCCTACAAACAATGCATCATCGTCTACTATCAAGTGTAACTTGGAACCATcagctttaaaaaattataattaccTTTTGATAGACCCTAGGAAAGCCAACAAAGAGTTTGATATTATATCTCCTTTGGAAAGGCATAAAGATTCACAGCAAACCATTTCAAAGAGCAAATGTGTTGGGGAAAAGAATATAAGTGACAGTGTTAACTATAGTAAAGATGAAACAATAGATAATACGGATAGTGTGAATCATTTTTATACACAAGAAAGTGCATGTGATGATAAATTGACACAAAAACAGCCTGTTCCATCTTATGATACAGAACAGGTACCTCTAACAGTATACAATGATATATCACAGAAATTAATGCAGAAACAACAGAATGGTAGTAGCAGTCCAAAAATTGACAACAGATATGACAAGAAATTGAATCAGTTTAATCTGAAACCTAGTGTCAGCAATGTTTTCAGTAGTTTAAATGAATACATAAATGCTCCACCTGGAAGTTCAGATTGTATTCATTCAGTATTAGATGAGGAAGACGTACAGTCTAGCACAGAGCACAAAACCATTCTTCATGAGAGTGAAGCATCTCAGTTAACTCAAAGTTCTGTTAAAGATACTGATAAAAGCATAGCATTTCAGCAAACTGATGTGATTAATGGACGTAAAGAAGCTTTCAATCCTGGTCATCAAGAAATTCCAGTACCTGTGTCACTAGAATTGCCTGTTGCATGTAAAATTAGTATAGAAGAGGATACTACAAAGAATATTCTTGCAACAAGTTCTAAAGAAACAGAAAATGAAACTGAGCTTTCTAAAAATGTGAGTATAATTCAAGCAGATAGTGAATTAAATACTGATGTTGAAATTGTAAGTGAGAATCCACATGAATACAGTTTGGATCATGTACATGAAAGTAGTAAAGTCACAGACCAGAGAAGTGATTCAAAAGATGAGTGTGTTTGCACACAGAATTATTGTGGAGATGAATCTCTAACACAGTTAGAAGAAAGTAACAAGCAATTAGATACCAAAAACACTGGCTTCACTGATGAATATGAGAACAATGTAACTCCAAAGTTCAAACCTCTTGGATTTAGTAATATTAATGATTTATCTGAAGATGAGTTGACTAAATATTTGACTGAATTAGAGGCAGAAGAGAAATTAAACGAGGAGAGTAAGAAGTACGAAAATGTTTCAATGTATAAGTCAGATGAAACTATATCAGGAAATGTAGTCCAAAGTACATCACAAGATCAGAAAGATCAATATACAGTTATAGAGTTGCCTAAACCAACACAAAAGGAACTAGATGATAACGTGGTGAATGCTTCTCTGATTGATCACAAAAGTGAAACTGTAGATAAAGAAATATCAAAAGAATCATTAGAGAAACAAAGCCACCAACATAATGATGATCAGAGGAAAGAAAACAAATATAGTGATATTTTAGATGACACAAATAGTAAAGAATTTAAGCTACTGCATACAAATGAAGATGATACAGTAAAGCATGAAGATATGAAGATTCATTTGTCTTCAGAGAGTGAATGTATGTCTAACACAAAAAGCATTAATGATACTCAAGAACATTGTACGTATCATTCAAATATTGTTCAGGGATCATTAAGTAGCAATAAAACTACTGAAACACAGTTCGAAGAACAGAAGGAAAATTCTGTACAAAACAATCAAGTCTATGAATTAAATATGCAAAGTAGTGCAGATAATTCTACTGAAGACAAAAACTCAATGACACCTGAAGTAAAAATAGTAAATGATAAAGGAAAACATTGTGATGACACAATGCCTAAATCTATGGATATTTCCACAAGGTCAAGTATAAGTGACACTAGTGATGAATCTGAAAAACCAATACGTCCTCAGACTTTGGATATTGTTTTGCCAAATAATACTAATGAACAGACACTTGGTTCTATAAGTGATACATCAGTGGGTCAACCACAATTGGATGCTGATAGTATGAAGGAAGATCAAGGATCTTCTCCAGATGTGTTAGATAATTCCTTGCCAGAATCAAATTCCGTTCTGGGAAAACAGCCGCCATTCTGGGTCCCTGATAGTTATGCACAGAGTTGTATGCTGTGTGATGTAAAATTTACAGTGCTCAAACGACGACATCATTGTCGAGCATGTGGAAAAGTGTTATGTAATAAATGTTGTAGTATGAAATATAAATTAGAGTATCAGGGGAATATTGATTCCCGTGTTTGTGTTTCTTGTTATCAGCTATTAACAAAAG TTGAAACAGAACAAGCTATGGGACAGTGGTCTTCTAATTACTCAACATGTATGAGTAATAATGATATTAATTCGCCTCAG GGGAGACAGCCTAATCCAAATAATCCCATGGAGTACTGTTCAACTATACCACCCTTGCAACAGTTAGCTGGTGGATTGCCGCCACCACCTACAGTCATGGTACCTGTCGGAGTTCTTAAAAGGGAAGGCGGTACAAAGAATCGACCCGAAGTTTCGAAATCTGTTATGTTCAGTGATG GAATAAGGCCTGGCTGTGACCTGACAGAGCTAGACATGTCGTGGGACTTGAAACCATCTTACCGGAAGTCGGGAAACAAGCGGATACCGACGCCTGGGTCATCTGTGCCGAGTACATCCGTGAAACGACAGAACTTACCACGTCTGGATCCAAATACCGAGTGTTACGTGCCGCAGGATGCTAACGCCCTTCCACCAACTGTAACGATAGAATACGGAG AAGTAACTTACCACACTGTGATGTACGAGAGTTTCCTGTACAAAACACTCAAAAGTGAATGCAGATCACCTGTTATGTTCGCGATTAACCGGAATCTTTACGCCTATGTGAAAATATTGAATC TAAATTGTTGCATAAATAAGACGTGTTGGAACATTACATCAAAAGGACTAGCCTGTGTTGGACAAGATGAAGTTGTATTATTAGTTGAAACCTTACCCGATGAAACCCAAATACCAAAGGATCTTCTCATCTTTATTAATCAATTATATTTGGAAGCCATTAAAG GGAACACTATATCTGAGTTGGGATTTTCACTATATCAAGGAGGAAATCTCTTGGGTTCTCGAGAGCATGCAGGATTCCTTTTCATACGACAAACATTGCAGTGTTTACAGAAAATTATTTTACCTCCagctccctacctattcggtcttctAATACACAG GTGGGAAACACCGTGGGCTAAAGTGTTTCCATTACGTCTTGTGTTACGACTCGGCGCAGAATATCGTTACTATCCTTGCCCCCTGTTTTCTGTTCGATTTCGGGATGCATTATACTTCGAGATAGGGCACACGGTCATGAAGGTTTTGGCAGATTTCAGAAACTTTGGGTACACATTGCCAGGTGTAAGAGGATTAACCATTCACCTAAGGAATAGAATGACAGATGTAATGTTCCCGAAAAATCGATACGATCAAGTGATAAAAGGTTTAAACAATTCGAACGATCACGTATTAGCGTATGCTTCAAATTTCAGCATATTAGCTGATTCGCATTTAGTCTGTATACAAACGAACACCGGTGATGAAAGTAGTTATCAAACGCAGGCGATTAGTATCAACAATAAACCTAGAACAG TTACAGGAACGAGTTTTATTGTGATTAATGGTGCATTGAAGTCATCAATGGGTCTCTCAGCCAAGTCCAGTATTGTTGAagatggattgatggttgaaataATGCCAGAAAAAATGGAAGCCTTAAAAGCAGCCCTGAAAAATATGCAAGACTTTTCAATCGGGTGTGGACGACAAGGAGCACCTGAGCCAGATGAAACAGTAAATATAAAATGGGTGGATAATGATGTGCAGTTCAATCTAGG TGTTAAAAGTCCTATTGATGGGCAACAAATGGATGGTGTTCCATCAATTCGAGTGCATAATGGTACTGACTATAAGGGAACAAGAAGATTCATTCGCTGGACCGAAGTATTTATTATTAAG TCTGATGATCATCCAAATGGTGTCCACGATCCTGTGGACATAAACAAATTATCTGGAAACATAGCAAAAGCAACTTGTACAGCTTTAGTGAAGTTATTGGATCTTTTAGCTACTGCTGGCTTAACAAAACTTGCTGTGAGGACAACCATTCATCCTGATAAT GTGGGTTACGAAGCGGGTAGCGAAGGCATGAAATTAGCACCGATCTATATGAACAGTTTGGACAACGAATTGATTC